In the Silene latifolia isolate original U9 population chromosome 1, ASM4854445v1, whole genome shotgun sequence genome, TACTCCTTAGTAAGGTAACTCATGACTTCATGAGTCGCGGAGAAGCCAAAACGAGTATACAACAAAACTTTTCCTGTACTTGGttctaagaccatccccaagtaaAAGGTCGACTTAATCGGGTTAATCGGAATTTTTCCTCTTAATCACACCTTATTAATCTTGACTCATTTTCACCTTCCAAGCaaaaggtcacgacctaggtcaccaACTCAATCATTTTTCCACTTTCCACCATTTCCAATCATTTACCATATTCACTACCCCCACCAAAACCTCTCTTACTTCCACTTTATttagtttttaatttttttttttggttttaaaTGTTGTAACTAATAAAATTGTGACACATGGAGGGTCAATTGGTGGGTCACAATTAGAAGGTATGAAAATGGAAGCTCGAGGCCAAAACACGATGGTTTTAAATGTTGTAACTAATAAAATTGTGACACATGGAAGGTATGAAAATGGAAGCTCGAGGCCAAAACACGATGCGTTTAAAGATATTGTCCTCTCTCTCAAACAAGCAAGACATGGGTCATATTACAAGATCAACAAactgagattttttttttttttttcgtctggAGTACAAATTAATGATAGATTTCAGTTTAAATAACAAGGATGAAGCAACCACCCAAGTTGCCCAAAACTATTGCGGGCATCACGCAACAAAATGGAGTACTAAATGTGAAAGCTTTAAAGAAAAAAAACCAAAGAAAAGGGATTAAAACACGAAAAGCATAAGCAAGCAGCACCAATCACGCATCTATTGCACTCAAGTCAACTCCACAAAGTGTCATAGATGCTTTAGAAAAACAAGTGTGATTGATTTGTGAATTGAATTCCTTCTTTATAAAGTTACTCTATTATGGTGGGCTGGTAGCATACACAATTTGCAATCAATTTCCGCAATACAGTCATACTGTTTTCAAAAATTATCGCATATTATGCTGACACCCTGTGATTTACAATGTATGCATAAATAATGGTCCAGTCCATTAACTCATTAGTCAGAGCTGTCACGTGTTCACATGAAACCAGCATAAGCTTGCTTCACAATATCTGTGACTCAACTTCTACAACCaattccctcaaaaaaaaaagaaaagaaaaaacagCCAATTCCCAGTTTCCTACTAGGCTACacaaaaactagattgatcctctgggataggaccaacctatctcatcctttcgaatgaatGAGGTAAGTTAAAGCCACCGGCTTTCAACATGGGTTTGGATTGCTGAATCataccaaaacaaaacaaaacaaaacaaggctATAATGCCACAAACGGAAAAATAACATGCTACCAACATTGAGCCACAAGATCACAAAGAGCTACAATGAGACCATATCAGCTTCATTTTATAGCACGACGACTCAAGATCAAACCAGTTACCAAATCAGGCTTGAACCTAGTTCAGAGAAGTGAAAGGAGCTAAAGAGAGCTGCCACCCACTCTCAAAGCAGGAAAAATATACATTTATTGGTTAAGTTTCGATTTTTCTTTTTTCACAGTTACCCCTTATTGCATAAAATTGCATTACTCATTTCCCAAATAAACTCAATCTAGACTAACAAAACTAACGGCTCCATCAGATCGACATTGGATACGATGATCATTTTCCTACAAGAATATCTAAAGTTTCACAATAAAGTGAACATAAAACTTAGTCTCGACTTTTAGGGGCCCTCCAAGGGCTTTCCATTTCACTGACAGCTAATTAGTCATAAGGTCTTAAATGCACTAATACAAACCTGTCATAATCATTAGGTGCTAAAATGTAGTAGTAAGCAAGCATTAAATATTACATTGTAAACTACATTGCCCAACATTCCATGGCCCCAACCAGCTACTCTTTCAACTTGCAGACTAAGAAGACGGCCGGTATCTTACGCAATCCGAAACCAGCCTTTTAACTCATATTAGCTCCTGGAGATTCTCACATCTTAAACACAGAAGGCATAACCAACATAACATTTACACAGGAAATAACAACGAACAACATTCACATACATGAATAGAAAGAATCAAAGAAATACCATATCGAAAAGATGTAAAATTTTCATTTGCAGGTAATGTTTGTGGGGAATGAGAACAGCTATAACTGATTGTACTCAAGAAACTAGAAACACCATTGATTGTAAACAAGCATGCATTTTAGTAATTTATAACAGGAGTGGCATGAGCATTGAAGATGATATGTTACCAATCACCACCATTGATGAACAAGAACTCCGCGTTCTCTGAGGGAGGTAAACAGGTTCAAGCACTGCCCATATGTCTTCTCATACTTTGGACTTCTCTGACCAGGACAACACCTCTGCCATCGATTATAATGGCACTCGAGAAAAATCTCGTCAATCAAGCAAATAGCTCCCGTTTTAATCAACCTCGGGATGAGATCAAACTCTGTTCCTTCCACATCCATCTTCATCACCACATAGTCCTTCTCAGTCACAGTTGTCTTCAACCACTCAGCAAAATCAAAACCCTGAATTTTATCAACACCATCATTATCCGATTGAACAGGCTTAATCCTTCCCATTCCTCGCCCAGAAGACCCTTTTTCCTGAAGATCATCCCCCGGGTCATGATTAACCTCGAAAAACAAGGTCTCATTCCTGACCCACGCCGCATAAGGCAACAATTTGACCTGCTTCTTTTTAGCCTCATACTCCTTGTAGAAAGACTTATCAGCCTCAATAGCATACACCTCAAAAGTCTTGTTTTGTTTAGGATACTGCTTTCGAAACCAACTCCCAATGCTCGAACCGTAACTCCTAGCTCCTACATCTACATATACATATCTAGACTTAAAACTAATATCCACCATATTAGGCAAATATTTGATATTCTGTATGTTCCTCTTCAATGTAATCCATGGTTTTAAAGGCTCCTCCTTGATCAAATTTTCGGCTTTCCGAACTATCTCTTGCTTATACCCAGGAACAACCTCACAATTTCTCATATTAtttacaccaccaccaccattatATTCTTTCTTCATCACAATCTCACGTATATAACCACTATTATCAATATCATTACCATCAATTTCACGGAATTTAATAAATGTGCATGAATCAAACAAAGCAATCAAAGAATGCAAACTGTACGTATCATTCGATTTAGTATGAACCACCAAATAACCTTCCGGCTTCAAAACCCGTCCAATCTCCGATGAAAACTTCGCCACCAAATCGCTATTACCAGAAAATACGAAGTCGAAAACCTCGCTTTTGAAAGGAAACAAAGTACTGTTCTTCACCCCAACCACAAGCGGCTTCGCC is a window encoding:
- the LOC141606235 gene encoding uncharacterized protein LOC141606235 encodes the protein MKKHMHAHSSEVSPLMEVAKPSIFRNVMVKALVFCVFVICFRFAYVVTIRGESCDVGDFCFFSFPQTLTLSSAVTTTATTAVISEDDRFYASIFGDLVSEGFLSPNSHALSVLDAAATTAEVRALKLVGVENAVGIAKKAAKPLVVGVKNSTLFPFKSEVFDFVFSGNSDLVAKFSSEIGRVLKPEGYLVVHTKSNDTYSLHSLIALFDSCTFIKFREIDGNDIDNSGYIREIVMKKEYNGGGGVNNMRNCEVVPGYKQEIVRKAENLIKEEPLKPWITLKRNIQNIKYLPNMVDISFKSRYVYVDVGARSYGSSIGSWFRKQYPKQNKTFEVYAIEADKSFYKEYEAKKKQVKLLPYAAWVRNETLFFEVNHDPGDDLQEKGSSGRGMGRIKPVQSDNDGVDKIQGFDFAEWLKTTVTEKDYVVMKMDVEGTEFDLIPRLIKTGAICLIDEIFLECHYNRWQRCCPGQRSPKYEKTYGQCLNLFTSLRERGVLVHQWW